The region tctctcttttgacaaacaaatcaagactatttcaagggcagctttttcccatctacataacattacaaaaatctgaaaatgtctgtccaaaaatgatgcagaaaaatgtatccacgcttttgtcacttctagattagactactgcaaagctctactttccggctacctggataaagcactaaatcaagttcagttagtgctaaacacggctactagaatcttgactagaaccccaaaatgtgatcatattactccagtgctagcctctctacactggcttcctgttaaggcttgggctgatttcaaggttttactctGAACcttcaaagcattacatgggcttgctcctacccatctttccgatttggtcctgccgtacatacctatacatacactacggtcacaagatgcaggcctccttgtccctagaatttctaagcaaacagctggaggcagggctttcgcCTATAgaactccatttttatggaatggtctgcctatccatgtgagagatgcagactcggtctcgacctttaagtctttattgaagactcatctcttcagcaggtcctatgattgagtgtagtctggcccaggggtgtgaaggtgaacggaaagacaCTGGAGCGACGTATCGCTCTTGCTGTCTGCCTGGcccgttcccctctctccactgggattctctgcctctaaccctattacaggggctgagccactggcttactggtgcgcttccatgctgtccctaggaggggtgcgtcacttgagtgggttgagtcactgacgtgatcttcctgtccaggttGGCTCCCCCCTTGGGTTGGTGCCgtggggagatcttcgtgggctatactcggccttgtctcggggtagtaagttggtggtttgaagatatccctctagtggtgtgggggctgtgctttggcaaagtgggtggggttatatcctgcctggttggccctgtccgggggtatggtcgggtggggccacagtgtctcccgacccctcctgtctcagtctccagtatttatgctgcaatagtttgtgtcagggggctagggtcagtctgtatatctggagtatttctcctgtcttatccggtgtcctgtgtgaattgagGTATGCTCCGTCTAATTCTCTtgctctcggaggacctgagccctaggaccatgcctcaggactacctgtcctgatgactccttgctgtccccagtccacccggtcgtgttgctgctccagtttcaaatggtctgcctgcggctatggaaccctgacctgttcaccggacgtgctaccttgtcctggacctgctgtctctaactctgaatgatcgggtatgaaaagccaactgacatttactcctgaggtgctgacatgttgcaccctctacaaccactgattattattattattattattattagaccctgctggtcatctatgaacgtttcaacatcttggccatgtactgttataatctctacccagcacagccagaagagggctggccacccctcagagcctggttcctctctaggttcctgcctttctaggtagtttttcctagctaccacgcttctacatctgcattgcttgccgtttggggttttatgctggatttctgtagagcactttgtgacatcggctgatgtaaaaagggctttataaatacatttgattgattgattgacttaaTATAAAAATGGGAGGTTGGAAATATGGGTCAGACTCAATGATAACAGTTAGCATAGCTCAGCTTTATAAATCTCAGCAGCTCTTAAAACAAACTAATACAATTTGTGTTATGGAAGAGACCCCTCATTTCCTACCCTCCATTTAAGGGTTCCAGAGGCCAGATATCAGCTGGGCCCTTCCTGTCCCTGGTAACCACCACTCCTTCCCCAGGCTTTACTCCGGCAACGATGTAGTACACACTTGTGATGATTGGGATTTTGGACAGCCGCATCACAGCATCCTGAAAGTCTGCTGCTTCCTCCAACGTCTGAAGAAAAACAAGAAAGGACAAGCCACAATAGTAGGTGAATAGACAAGCCATAATAGTCATTTGTGGTTAGCAAAGTGTTGATTTTTGTGGATGTTGATGGTTAAACTTCCTGACTTACCTCTCTCACCAGCCAGCTGACTGGAGATCTTTTCAGCAGGAAAGCAGAGACCCAGTTCTTCCACCAATTCCACCAGTGGTCTTCACCTGATGATAACACACTGCCTTAAATGACTGACTCACACCTTTATGGATGTATCCTGGACAATTAGATAAAGTGAATCCTTACCACGCTGGTCACCAGAGACTGTGAATTTATTTGGACTCTGTCCGGTCCACAGCCCGACATAGCCAGCAAAAGATGTACCACGATAAGCCACCTGGAAAAGTTGAGTAATTAGGAGGGGATTTTACTTTACCCTTTTTCAGCCTAACATCACACTCCAGATTTACTTCACAGTGCCCAAACTAAGTTCTCTGGCATTATCAGCTGATTGACACCTTGGCCTTGCAGAAGTGAAACTGCAGATATAAAGGTTGAGCTGTGTAACCATGTGTAACATACCGTTCCATTTTTGAGAAAGAGAACATTGATGGTGAGATTCCGGAGTATATCATGTGGGTAGTCAAGGTTCCTGCCATGATACAAACGTCCACTTGTGTCCTGAGCTACAATACTAGTGCAAAACCTACAGATGCAATAGGAGCGTGTTAAGtcatgaagggggggggggggttcttacaACACATACTTTCATTCTTCTTCATTGTGCTTCTGACAACAAGAAGCTGTGACTACATTCTTGTTTCAACTGGTTGAATGGCATTTGTATCAGTAGGCCTACATGTAAAGCAGATCAGTTCATACATACGCGGATATCTCATAGGCAAAGTTGAGAAGGATGATATCGGAAAGGCTCCCTCGAAAATATGAGGCCATTCCTCTGATCTCCCCTGCGTATGGAGGTGGTACATACTTCTCCAAGGCCTCCACAACCGGAGTTACCGCATGATGCACCCATTTTGGAACAGTGGcactgcaaaaaaaaaatattacgtTTTAGGTGTTAATATTAATCAACACCATGGGCAAGCTTAGGCTACTCACATTGTGTCGGTCAACATACTGTATGCCTGCAGATATTCATACATATTTAAACTGCAAGCACAGATATTAAGGAAATAACATATCATGGCTTATTTTGTCATATTAAATGGTAAGTGAAAATAACTGGTTAAGTCTGATCAATGTCCATATACTGAAGTTGACGTAAAACATCTGCAATTCATGTTTAGGCTACATAATCAAAAGTCCTGTCCATCATGTGACATTAAAGCAAA is a window of Oncorhynchus kisutch isolate 150728-3 linkage group LG3, Okis_V2, whole genome shotgun sequence DNA encoding:
- the LOC109877263 gene encoding N-acylethanolamine-hydrolyzing acid amidase translates to MLSTLLLLGLVVSCESDFAPAVVNVSLDDPPEVRWAPLFKVFDVDYLVKAGAEVIDATVPKWVHHAVTPVVEALEKYVPPPYAGEIRGMASYFRGSLSDIILLNFAYEISAFCTSIVAQDTSGRLYHGRNLDYPHDILRNLTINVLFLKNGTVAYRGTSFAGYVGLWTGQSPNKFTVSGDQRGEDHWWNWWKNWVSAFLLKRSPVSWLVRETLEEAADFQDAVMRLSKIPIITSVYYIVAGVKPGEGVVVTRDRKGPADIWPLEPLNGGWFRVETNFDHWLPPPAKDHRRDAANKALNATGQDNINMDTMYKVLSMNPVCNRITVFTTTMSAASPEKYNTEVRPEGCHSNE